A stretch of Synergistaceae bacterium DNA encodes these proteins:
- a CDS encoding NAD(+)/NADH kinase, with protein MIVNLRKPEAVNMAGKLLQWGKDNGCPFLLPHHEASALTTAGLDDEQWLKTVELAVVIGGDGTFLRAARYIMGTDIILHGINMGHLGFLASSRPDECENDLQNILSDNFTVLERRVLKCILYHDGSALHRIYALNDAVLTTNAIARLLRIEILFNGKFFCEMPADGAIVSTATGSTAYALSAGGPVIPPQMNAMILAPLCAHTLYSRPLIAAEDDCISLIPKGASRDILLTQDGQLAYEVLPGDKIDITLSRSKRIHTVNLPGRSFLDIVREKLGWGQAFR; from the coding sequence ATGATAGTAAACTTACGCAAGCCCGAAGCCGTGAACATGGCCGGAAAATTACTGCAATGGGGAAAAGATAACGGCTGTCCCTTTCTTTTGCCGCACCATGAAGCCAGCGCACTCACCACAGCGGGACTCGACGATGAGCAGTGGCTGAAGACTGTTGAGCTTGCTGTAGTAATCGGCGGGGATGGTACATTCTTGCGGGCTGCCCGCTACATCATGGGAACGGACATAATACTTCACGGGATAAACATGGGTCATCTAGGCTTCCTCGCGTCAAGCCGGCCTGACGAATGCGAGAATGATTTGCAGAATATACTTTCCGACAATTTCACGGTGCTTGAACGGCGTGTGCTGAAGTGCATACTGTATCATGACGGTTCAGCCCTTCACCGAATATACGCCCTCAATGACGCAGTACTAACTACGAACGCAATAGCCAGACTCCTGCGGATTGAGATACTGTTCAACGGAAAATTTTTCTGTGAAATGCCTGCTGACGGCGCAATAGTCTCAACGGCTACAGGCTCAACGGCATACGCTCTTTCAGCGGGAGGCCCTGTTATTCCCCCTCAAATGAACGCGATGATACTTGCTCCCTTGTGCGCTCACACTCTGTACTCTCGTCCGTTAATCGCGGCTGAGGATGACTGCATATCGCTTATCCCTAAAGGAGCGTCGCGGGATATACTTTTGACGCAGGACGGTCAGTTAGCGTATGAGGTTCTCCCGGGCGACAAGATAGACATAACATTATCGCGGTCAAAGAGAATACACACGGTGAATCTTCCCGGGCGGAGCTTTCTTGACATCGTGCGCGAAAAACTGGGCTGGGGGCAGGCGTTCAGGTGA